agttgtagtcgttgtagtcgttgtagtcgttgtagtcgttgtagtcgttgtagtcgttgtagtcgttgtagtcgttgtagtcgttgtagtcgttgtagcagttgtagtcattgtagtcgttgtagcagttgtagcagttgtagtcgttgtagtcgttgtagcagttgtagtcgttgcagtcgttgtagcagttgtagtcgttgtagcagttgtagtcgttgtagtcgttgtagtcgttgtagtcgttgtagtcgttgtagttgttgtagtcgttgtagcagtagtagtcgttgtagtcgttgtagtcgttgtagtcgttgtagtcgttgtagcagttgtagtcgttgcagtcgttgtagcagttgtagtcgttgtagcagttgtagtcgttgtagtcgttgtagtcgttgtagtcgttgtagtcgttgtagtcgttgtagtcgttgtagcagtagtagtcgttgtagtcgttgtagtcgttgtagtcgttgtagtcgttgtagcagttgtagtcgttgcagtcgttgtagcagttgtagtcgttgtagcagttgtagtcgttgtagtcgttgtagtcgttgtagtcgttgtagtcgttgtagtcgttgtagcagttgtagtcgttgtagtcgttgtagtcgttgtagtcgttgtagtcgttgtagtcgttgtagtcgttgtagcagttgtagtcgttgtagtcgttgtagcagttgtagtcgttgcagtcgttgtagtcgttgtagtcgttgtagtcgttgtagtcgttgtagtcgttgtagcagttgtagtcgttgtagtcgttgtagcagttgtagtcgttgcagtcgttgtagcagttgtagtcgttgtagcagttgtagtcgttgtagtcgttgtagcagttgtagtcgttgtagtcgttgtagtcgttgtagtcgttgtagtcgttgtagcagttgtagtcgttgtagtcgttgtagtcgttgtagtcgttgtagtcgttgtagtcgttgtagtcgttgtagtcgttgtagtcgttgtagtcgttgtagcagttgtagtcgttgtagtcgttgtagcagttgtagtcgttgcagtcgttgtagcagttgtagtcgttgtagcagttgtagtcgttgtagtcgttgtagcagttgtagtcgttgtagtcgttgtagtcgttgtagtcgttgtagtcgttgtagcagttgtagtcgttgtagtcgttgtagtcgttgtagtcgttgtagtcgttgtagtcgttgtagtcgttgtagtcgttgtagtcgttgtagcagttgtagtcattgtagtcgttgtagcagttgtagcagttgtagtcgttgtagtcgttgtagcagttgtagtcgttgcagtcgttgtagcagttgtagtcgttgtagtcgttgtagtcgttgtagtcgttgtagtcgttgtagtcgttgtagtcgttgtagcagttgtagtcgttgtagtcgttgtagtcgttgtagtcgttgtagtcgttgtagtcgttgtagtcgttgtagcagttgtagtcgttgtagtcgttgtagtcgttgtagtcgttgtagtcgttgtagtcgttgtagcagttgtagtcgttgtagtcgttgtagcagttgtagtcgttgcagtcgttgtagcagttgtagtcgttgtagcagttgtagtcgttgtagtcgttgtagtcgttgtagtcgttgtagtcgttgtagtcgttgtagtcgttgtagcagttgtagtcgttgtagtcgttgtagtcgttgtagtcgttgtagtcgttgtagtcgttgtagcagttgtagtcgttgtagtcgttgtagtcgttgtagtcgttgtagtcgttgtagtcgttgtagtcgttgtagcagttgtagtcgttgtagtcgttgtagtcgttgtagtcgttgtagtcgttgtagtcgttgtagcagttgtagtcgttgtagtcgttgtagcagttgtagtcgttgcagtcgttgtagcagttgtagtcgttgtagcagttgtagtcgttgtagtcgttgtagtcgttgtagtcgttgtagtcgttgtagtcgttgtagtcgttgtagcagttgtagtcgttgtagtcgttgtagtcgttgtagtcgttgcagtcgttgtagtcgttgtagtcgttgtagcagttgtagtcgttgtagtcgttgtagtcgttgtagtcgttgtagtcgttgtagtcgttgtagtcgttgtagtcgttgtagcagttgtagtcgttgtagtcgttgtagtcgttgtagtcgttgtagtcgttgtagtcgttgtagtcgttgtagcagttgtagtcgttgtagtcgttgtagtcgttgtagtcgttgtagtcgttgtagtcgttgtagtcgttgtagtcgttgtagcagttgtagtcgttgtagtcgttgtagtcgttgtagtcgttgtagtcgttgtagtcgttgtagtcgttgtagcagttgtagtcgttgtagtcgttgtagtcgttgtagtcgttgtagtcattgtagtcgttgtagcagttgtagcagttgtagtcgttgtagtcgttgtagtcgttgtagtcgttgtagtcattgtagtcgttgtagcagttgtagcagttgtagtcgttgtagtcgttgtagtcgttgtagtcgttgcagtcgttgtagcagttgtagtcgttgtagtcgttgtagtcgttgtagtcgttgtagcagttgtagtcgttgtagtcgttgtagtcgttgtagtcgttgtagtcgttgtagtcgttgtagcagttgtagtcgttgtagtcgttgtagcagttgtagtcgttgcagtcgttgtagcagttgtagtcgttgtagcagttgtagtcgttgtagtcgttgtagtcgttgtagtcgttgtagtcgttgtagtcgttgtagtcgttgtagcagttgtagtcgttgtagtcgttgtagtcgttgtagtcgttgtagtcattgtagtcgttgtagcagttgtagcagttgtagtcgttgtagtcgttgtagtcgttgtagtcgttgtagtcattgtagtcgttgtagcagttgtagcagttgtagtcgttgtagtcgttgtagtcgttgtagtcgttgcagtcgttgtagcagttgtagtcgttgtagtcgttgtagtcgttgtagtcgttgtagcagttgtagtcgttgtagtcgttgtagcagttgtagtcgttgcagtcgttgtagcagttgtagtcgttgtagcagttgtagtcgttgtagtcgttgtagcagttgtagtcgttgtagtcgttgtagtcgttgtagtcgttgtagtcgttgtagcagttgtagtcgttgtagtcgttgtagtcgttgtagtcgttgtagtcgttgtagtcgttgtagtcgttgtagtcgttgtagcagttgtagtcgttgtagtcgttgtagtcgttgtagtcgttgtagtcgttgtagtcgttgtagtcgttgtagcagttgtagtcgttgtagtcgttgtagtcgttgtagtcgttgtagtcgttgtagtcgttgtagcagttgtagtcgttgtagtcgttgtagcagttgtagtcgttgcagtcgttgtagcagttgtagtcgttgtagcagttgtagtcgttgtagtcgttgtagtcgttgtagtcgttgtagcagttgtagtcgttgtagtcgttgtagtcgttgtagtcgttgtagtcgttgtagcagttgtagtcgttgtagtcgttgtagtcgttgtagcagttgtagtcgttgcagtcgttgtagcagttgtagtcgttgtagcagttgtagtcattgtagtcgttgtagcagttgtagcagttgtagtcgttgtagtcgttgtagtcgttgtagtcgttgtagtcgttgtagtcgttgtagtcgttgtagtcgttgtagtcgttgtagtcgttgtagcagttgtagtcgttgtagtcgttgtagcagttgtagtcgttgcagtcgttgtagcagttgtagtcgttgtagcagttgtagtcgttgtagtcgttgtagcagttgtagtcgttgtagtcgttgtagtcgttgtagtcgttgtagtcgttgtagcagttgtagtcgttgtagtcgttgtagtcgttgtagtcgttgtagtcgttgtagtcgttgtagtcgttgtagtcgttgtagcagttgtagtcgttgtagtcgttgtagtcgttgtagtcgttgtagtcgttgtagtcgttgtagtcgttgtagcagttgtagtcgttgtagtcgttgtagtcgttgtagtcgttgtagtcgttgtagtcgttgtagcagttgtagtcgttgtagtcgttgtagcagttgtagtcgttgcagtcgttgtagcagttgtagtcgttgtagcagttgtagtcgttgtagtcgttgtagtcgttgtagtcgttgtagtcgttgtagtcgttgtagtcgttgtagcagttgtagtcgttgtagtcgttgtagtcgttgtagtcgttgtagtcgttgtagtcgttgtagcagttgtagtcgttgtagtcgttgtagtcgttgtagtcgttgtagtcgttgtagtcgttgtagtcgttgtagcagttgtagtcgttgtagtcgttgtagtcgttgtagtcgttgtagtcgttgtagtcgttgtagcagttgtagtcgttgtagtcgttgtagcagttgtagtcgttgcagtcgttgtagcagttgtagtcgttgtagcagttgtagtcgttgtagtcgttgtagtcgttgtagtcgttgtagtcgttgtagtcgttgtagtcgttgtagcagttgtagtcgttgtagtcgttgtagtcgttgtagtcgttgcagtcgttgtagtcgttgtagtcgttgtagcagttgtagtcgttgtagtcgttgtagtcgttgtagtcgttgtagtcgttgtagtcgttgtagtcgttgtagtcgttgtagcagttgtagtcgttgtagtcgttgtagtcgttgtagtcgttgtagtcgttgtagtcgttgtagtcgttgtagcagttgtagtcgttgtagtcgttgtagtcgttgtagtcgttgtagtcgttgtagtcgttgtagtcgttgtagtcgttgtagcagttgtagtcgttgtagtcgttgtagtcgttgtagtcgttgtagtcgttgtagtcgttgtagtcgttgtagcagttgtagtcgttgtagtcgttgtagtcgttgtagtcgttgtagtcattgtagtcgttgtagcagttgtagcagttgtagtcgttgtagtcgttgtagtcgttgtagtcgttgtagtcattgtagtcgttgtagcagttgtagcagttgtagtcgttgtagtcgttgtagtcgttgtagtcgttgcagtcgttgtagcagttgtagtcgttgtagtcgttgtagtcgttgtagtcgttgtagcagttgtagtcgttgtagtcgttgtagtcgttgtagtcgttgtagtcgttgtagtcgttgtagcagttgtagtcgttgtagtcgttgtagcagttgtagtcgttgcagtcgttgtagcagttgtagtcgttgtagcagttgtagtcgttgtagtcgttgtagtcgttgtagtcgttgtagtcgttgtagtcgttgtagtcgttgtagcagttgtagtcgttgtagtcgttgtagtcgttgtagtcgttgtagtcattgtagtcgttgtagcagttgtagcagttgtagtcgttgtagtcgttgtagtcgttgtagtcgttgtagtcgttgtagtcgttgtagcagggttagtcgttgtagtcgttgtagtcgttgtagtcgttgtagtcgttgtagtcgttgtagtcgttgtagcagttgtagtcgttgcagtcgttgtagcagttgtagtcgttgtagtcgttgtagtcgttgtagtcgttgtagtcgttgtagtcgttgtagtcgttgtagtcgttgtagcagttgtagtcgttgtagtcgttgtagtcgttgtagtcgttgtagtcgttgtagcagttgtagtcgttgtagtcgttgtagtcgttgtagtcgttgtagtcgttgtagtcgttgtagtcgttgtagcctcTGGATTACTAGAGAGTACGAAGAGATAACTCTTCGTTCTCATCGGTTGCTAAAGAGTACGAAGGGGTAACTCTTCGTTCTCATCGATTACTAGAGAGTGCGGAGGAGTGATTCTTCGTTTTAATCGATTACGAGAGAGTAGTAAGGGGTAATTCTTCGTTTTAATCGATTAGTAGAGAGTACGAAGGGGTAGAAACTTTACTGCTAATCAAGGTAGAACCTTTACTTTgatgtttctttttccttattAGTCATAGGCTACACTATGCCCTTTACTTtcgttttgccttctttttATGTTTCATAGGTAACTCTACACTCCTTACTTTCATGTTGCGTTTTTTCCTTATGGGTCATAGTCTACtctacgtttttttctattgatttattttataATTCCTTCATTAATTTGTTTTCCCCAGGAACCTGCTGTGACTGTTGAAGTTAAAGTCGAACCGACGTTCGTTGCCTTGGGTCCCTTCCATTTGGCGGTGGGAATGAACAACTGCGCTTGGTTCTACGTGCAGCAGGAGAAAGGCGAGATCCACGTAGTAGCAGTTAATTAGCCTTCACCGACCCTTGGGGGTGTTTTTCTCAGGCGCGGATCTCGTGGGTGATCGCGAGTATCTGGGCACTGTAACGGGAATGCATCTCAATAGCGATTACGCCGCCGTTCTGTTTGACAATCGACTCCAAGTTCACTTGGTAGATGACCAATACTATGTAGATATAGGGAGACGCCTTATGTTTGCCTACAGATTGAACCAGATCCTGATATTAGTGACGATAAAGAGTCGAAACTATTTCCTGATAAGGGGAGCGACGGGAGGATAACCTGTGccgctctgacgtcagattttttGATATTTGGAACAGACGTAAGCAGaccaatttaatttttttcgaaattatgaattttttatgtaGTCTGGTTCTCtgcaatattttttcttggaaGATTGGCAATTTGTGAACGAATTTCGTCACGTTATCGGTGAGctcaaaaaacgaaatttagTCGCAGTTCAATTTCCTTATAAGGAATTCGCGGTCTCTATCCGGATTCGAGTGGAACGAGACTCATTTTCATTGACGACAAAAGCGACGGAATCATTTATAATCCAGTCAACGATGCCGCGATCGAAATTCCCAATTTCTCGCCCTCGATTCAAGGCGTCTTGTGGGAGAACTGGCCTCAAGACAAAGTCAGAAAACAAAACGATTATTTacgaaataaataaatcatgCGTCTACTTCAAGAGTGTCTTCTGCGCGTACGACGCGGAGAAACTCTACACGTACACCTACTTCAGAAAGACAGTGAATGGTACTGTATCGCTAAAATATTTATCTCTTGCGTGTTTGAGTCTTTCGTTTGCAGGATCTCAATGCCAACTCGTCGGCGCTACGAAGCTTCCTTTCGGCTATAAACCCTTGATGCTCTACAACGGAGACGTTAGCTGTCAAACGCCGAGTGGAAAAGTGAGTGTTTTTTTAGAGCGGAGTCGCTCGATCGACGTTCGTTTCTTAGCTTGGGTTCGTGAGACTTGTGACGCACGAGTTCGGTTCCAATGAGGACTCGGTCACCTCGCAGGAGGTAAAACCGTTTTTCTACTAGCCACTTCTCGCTATTTTTTCCCTATCAGACGCGTAATAACTTCCAGCAAGCGTTGAGTCTAAAGAGGCGAGTCAAAAACGCGATATTTATTCAATTTCGCCAAGTGAACGTGGGTTTTAGGTTTGAAGAGGCTTGGAATTACGCCTCGTCGCTTGATAGTAGGGAAGCTTGGCTCGATTTAGCCAAGGCGTCGATGCACCACATGGACATCGACTTCGGTAATTTTATCAGGGAAAAGCATGCCACTTTTATTTCTAGCAAAGTCTCTGCGTAGCAATTCGCGTCTATCGAAGAATCGGAGACGTTGGAATGGTTTGGTCCTTGCAGGGAATTCAGGTACTTTTATTATTAGAGGATTTATTTGGACATAGAAGAGGGGTTTTCTCTTACAGCACATTGAGGATGAAAACCTCTTGAGTGGCTATTTGGCCATGTTCGCAGAAAACTTTGATTTGGCTCAGGTATGATAGTAAAATAATATTTCTAAACgcgatttattttttaaaattataGGATTTGTTCCTGGCTTCGACGAGTCCTATAGCAGCTCTCGAAGTATTTTCTCGTTTGTAGGTTAATTTATATGACCTggcttttttttttcagatgagaCGCGATCTTCTTCACTGGGAACAGGCTCTCAAACTGGCAAAGGCTCTCGCTCTCGACGAGATGCCGGCCATTTCGCGTCAATATGCCCAGCAATTAGAATTCATGTACACTTAACTCCATAACGTAGTACGGTTACGATTACGCGTGCACTTAGGGGCGATTACCCTGGAGCATTGAGCCACTACGAAAGGGGAAAAACCGAAGTAATTCGAATAGTAAAAATCGATGAAGAAGTCCACGTTGATTTCACGTAGAGTTCCCAACAGGACGCTTCTTGCATAGCCGGTATTGCTCGCACTTCCATTCGCACGGGAGACATCCGAAGGTACGAGCTTTGAGTGTGGGGGGGAAAAAAGATAGCAGGTCTCATAAAATGGTTAGGGGAGTTGGACTGGCTATGCGTTCCGACAATAGGCAATTGCAGAAAGAATGCGCCGGAATTCTCGAGAGCATGAAGGTCAGAGATaaaaatactaattaattaatgaattaattaattaaaaatcttcCTAATCAGCAATGGAACGAATCGGCTGTTTTATACGAGAAAGCTCAGTACTGGGACAAAGCAGCTACAGTCTTCATTCGAACGAAAAATTGGTTATTTATATCATTTCCTCCATATTCAAACATTCATTTTTGGAGCTCAGGGCCAAAGTCGGGGAACTTCTCGAGCACGTCACGTCGCCCAAGATCTTCGGCCAGTTCGCCAAGGCGAAAGAAGCGGACGGAAAATAtcgcgaagcggcgaaagcgTATGAAGCGGCGAAGGACTACGACAGCGTCATTCGAGTCAATTTGACGCACTTGCAACGCCCCGAAGAAGCCGTGCGGGTCGTCAAGGAAACGCAGTCAGTAGAAGGAGCCAAAATGGTCGCCAAGTAAGAaattttcattaattaatttttgagAGAGCCACGAAATGGggatttttagtttttttcaGAAGTTAGGCGACTACGGTGCCGCTATACAATTCCTAGTCATATCGAAGTGCGCCGAAGAGGCGTTCGCTTTGGCTCAGACTCACAATCAAATGGAGCAGTACGCGGAAATTATAGGTAAACGCTCTTCGAAGAGGActctattattttatttattattcttCGCCTAAGGTGACGATGCCTCTGAGGACGACTACCTGTCTATTGCTCTTTATTtcgagaagcagaagcagcacTACGACGCTGGACGATTCTACTTCAAAGCCAAGCAACACGCTAAGGTAGGAGGACACCCTTATGATCTCCTCCTCTTggaggatttttttcttgcaggcATTGAAGCATTTTATGAGAGTTCCTTCGACTGAGAATAGCAAGGGTATCGATATGGCTATCGAGACGGTTGGGGCTGTTCAAAACGAGCAGCTCACTCATCAACTTATTGATTATTTGATGGGGGAAACCGATGGGATTCCCaaagtaaaagaaaacgataaTATTGATACTATGGGTTGCTggattttttgtttcttaggaTGCCAAGTATTTGTTTCGTCTCTACATGGCCTTGAAGCAGTTTCGAGAGGCGGCACGAACGGCGATTATCATCGCGAGGGAAGATCAGAATGGAGGAAACTATAGAAACGCGCACGACGTACTCCACAGCATGTACGCCGGTAAGACCGATATGATATCCTACTTGGAAATAAATCCCGCATCctaattaagaattaaaacgaaataaaattCGAATTCCGACCGAAATGGAGCAGAATTTGATGCTCCTTCATAGCTACGTTCTCGTGAAGGCAAACGATATAATcaatataaaataaaattgaaaaaataattttttaattatgtAGCTTCACGTCAAGGTTGCCGATCATCACACCGCCGCTCGTCTGCTCGTTCGCGTGGCGAATAGCATTAGCAAGTTTCCCTGTCACATCGTTCCTATACTTACGTCGACTGTTATCGAATGCCAACGCGCTGGACTGAAGAATTCCGCGTTTGGATACGCGGCGATGTTGATGCGACCCGAATATCGGTCCAAAATTGATCCGAAgtacaagaagaaaatggagcAGATAGTCAGGTGAGGAATTAGTGAggagaatttgaatttttttgttggaTTTTTTGGGTTTAGAAAGCCGGATAAAAGTGAGGTAGAAGAGGCGGAAACTCCGTGTCCCTACTGCGGAtttgccgtcgccgagacgAAATTGTATTGTTCAGAGTGCAAGAATGCTCTTCCATACTGCATTTTAACTGTAAAGGGGGAGAAACAAGCGCAGGTTTATTAATTCTAAGAGGCGATTGTTCCAAGGGTCGCCATATGGTGAAAGACGACTGGACGTTTTGTCCCACTTGTAATTTTCCAGCTCTCTACTCCCAATACCTGAAGTACGACTGATCTAAGTTATGCACGAGACTCTATCTCCTTCCTTTTAGATACGCCCAGTCCGCTGACTCGCCCCTGTGTCCTATGAACGGCGAACCGTTCAGATCGGACGCCGTCACGCGAGTCAAGGATCCGACGGAATATTTGAAAGAAGTCAATCAAACGAACGAGGACTAGAGACCCCTAATTCAAggtatacatgtatatgcATCGTAGTTGAGGACAGAGCTCGACTCGCTATGAATATCAAACGCGATTTCGTACTGTATGAATACGAGAGGTTGCGACAATGGGATTTTATAATATTCGTGCATGACAGTTTTTTTCCAGCAGTTCTTCTTGCGATGCAGATCGCTATCCTGGGGACTTCTGTGGGGCCATGGTCTTCGCTTATATTGTATTCTCGAGACTTTAGTTTATACCTTGGCTAGTAGTCTCAGTGACTGCCTGCGATTAGTTGAACCAGGTGACCCGTTAGCtgctttttcgacgtcgaaggagcCTCTCGATTTCCATTTGCTTGGGTATTTGAAAAGTTAGAGAGTGATATAGATATCTTATCTTACCGATAATGTTTTGCGGCTGTCTTAGGAGATAAAGGGTCTTCGTCCATCGGCGAAAACTAATCCATTGTATTCAGATTACGTATTAGTTTTTTCAAGTAAGTACTTGCTGCTCTGTAGTTGAGCACATATTCGTGATTGGCGTGCTATAGCCTTTACTGTTCAACGTGGGAGATTTCTGTTTTTCAGACCATTGCTATAGTGCTGTTATATAGGGAGTTTGCAACTACCTTAGGAATATCGCTTGATGCGTCGCCTTTATTCAGTCCACTGTTGGATTTCTGCCGTTTCTATGCGAATTGTGTCTGCACCAGGTTTGATTATAAGGAGTCCGAGTCACCTTTAGTACGCCAAGGATTGACTTTCTGCGTTTCTTTACCTCCGGGCTGTAGTTTTTGTCTCCTTAGACCAATGAAAGAATGAACGCTGAATTCTGGTGCGGGATATATCGATCTCCTTACCCCAAGCAGCCAGCTCAAGAACAGATTGGCGAACAAAATCTTCGGAAAGTTCCTTTTTCTGCTGCTCGTTCATTCGTGCAATATCGTCGATGTCCCagttttcgacgtcttcttcaagtTCGGCTGTGCGGCGGAAATCATCAACAGACTCCTGACTCCTAAAGCCGACCTCTAATTAGCTAATGACCCACAGCAACTACGAATTCAAATCACCTTCGCTTTACGGACTTGCGTTC
The genomic region above belongs to Oscarella lobularis chromosome 12, ooOscLobu1.1, whole genome shotgun sequence and contains:
- the LOC136194265 gene encoding WD repeat-containing protein 19-like isoform X2 encodes the protein MKRVFEVSPTFHGGPGPLRMHWQKKHGNYLATSGSNGIVHIFDRHGDLKEEISLHGGLDWDKDGDILAMIQDKTGIIYIWDSNTGKTTQLDSGMKENLTFIAWSHVGFQLAVGTTKGNLLIYNHQTSRKVPVVGKHMKKITSGAWNAQNLLALGSEDKTVSVSSADGDTLATAQVRADPNMIAFSEMKSNERVLGQQNTISCVVGRKTLFLFTTNDPDNPIELAFQTRYGNIVSYQWYGDGYLMIGFSNGFFIAISTHVKEIGQELFQTRNHRDCLGDTAVSFSLQKAATCGDNCVKIHDLAEMKDVYAIVTLDDDRNKLKQLAWTDDGQLLAIASERGCVYTYLTKLPILGDASGTKLAFLTSLLEVTLANNVEQEPAVTVEVKVEPTFVALGPFHLAVGMNNCAWFYVQQEKGADLVGDREYLGTVTGMHLNSDYAAVLFDNRLQVHLIEPDPDISDDKESKLFPDKGSDGRITCAALTSDFLIFGTDSGSLQYFFLEDWQFVNEFRHVIGIRGLYPDSSGTRLIFIDDKSDGIIYNPVNDAAIEIPNFSPSIQGVLWENWPQDKSVFCAYDAEKLYTYTYFRKTVNGSQCQLVGATKLPFGYKPLMLYNGDVSCQTPSGKLGFVRLVTHEFGSNEDSVTSQETRNNFQQALSLKRFEEAWNYASSLDSREAWLDLAKASMHHMDIDFAIRVYRRIGDVGMVWSLQGIQHIEDENLLSGYLAMFAENFDLAQDLFLASTSPIAALEMRRDLLHWEQALKLAKALALDEMPAISRQYAQQLEFMGDYPGALSHYERGKTESSQQDASCIAGIARTSIRTGDIRRGVGLAMRSDNRQLQKECAGILESMKQWNESAVLYEKAQYWDKAATVFIRTKNWAKVGELLEHVTSPKIFGQFAKAKEADGKYREAAKAYEAAKDYDSVIRVNLTHLQRPEEAVRVVKETQSVEGAKMVANFFQKLGDYGAAIQFLVISKCAEEAFALAQTHNQMEQYAEIIGDDASEDDYLSIALYFEKQKQHYDAGRFYFKAKQHAKALKHFMRVPSTENSKGIDMAIETVGAVQNEQLTHQLIDYLMGETDGIPKDAKYLFRLYMALKQFREAARTAIIIAREDQNGGNYRNAHDVLHSMYAELKRNKIRIPTEMEQNLMLLHSYVLVKLHVKVADHHTAARLLVRVANSISKFPCHIVPILTSTVIECQRAGLKNSAFGYAAMLMRPEYRSKIDPKYKKKMEQIVRKPDKSEVEEAETPCPYCGFAVAETKLYCSECKNALPYCILTGRHMVKDDWTFCPTCNFPALYSQYLKYAQSADSPLCPMNGEPFRSDAVTRVKDPTEYLKEVNQTNED
- the LOC136194265 gene encoding WD repeat-containing protein 19-like isoform X1, which translates into the protein MKRVFEVSPTFHGGPGPLRMHWQKKHGNYLATSGSNGIVHIFDRHGDLKEEISLHGPCSGLDWDKDGDILAMIQDKTGIIYIWDSNTGKTTQLDSGMKENLTFIAWSHVGFQLAVGTTKGNLLIYNHQTSRKVPVVGKHMKKITSGAWNAQNLLALGSEDKTVSVSSADGDTLATAQVRADPNMIAFSEMKSNERVLGQQNTISCVVGRKTLFLFTTNDPDNPIELAFQTRYGNIVSYQWYGDGYLMIGFSNGFFIAISTHVKEIGQELFQTRNHRDCLGDTAVSFSLQKAATCGDNCVKIHDLAEMKDVYAIVTLDDDRNKLKQLAWTDDGQLLAIASERGCVYTYLTKLPILGDASGTKLAFLTSLLEVTLANNVEQEPAVTVEVKVEPTFVALGPFHLAVGMNNCAWFYVQQEKGADLVGDREYLGTVTGMHLNSDYAAVLFDNRLQVHLIEPDPDISDDKESKLFPDKGSDGRITCAALTSDFLIFGTDSGSLQYFFLEDWQFVNEFRHVIGIRGLYPDSSGTRLIFIDDKSDGIIYNPVNDAAIEIPNFSPSIQGVLWENWPQDKSVFCAYDAEKLYTYTYFRKTVNGSQCQLVGATKLPFGYKPLMLYNGDVSCQTPSGKLGFVRLVTHEFGSNEDSVTSQETRNNFQQALSLKRFEEAWNYASSLDSREAWLDLAKASMHHMDIDFAIRVYRRIGDVGMVWSLQGIQHIEDENLLSGYLAMFAENFDLAQDLFLASTSPIAALEMRRDLLHWEQALKLAKALALDEMPAISRQYAQQLEFMGDYPGALSHYERGKTESSQQDASCIAGIARTSIRTGDIRRGVGLAMRSDNRQLQKECAGILESMKQWNESAVLYEKAQYWDKAATVFIRTKNWAKVGELLEHVTSPKIFGQFAKAKEADGKYREAAKAYEAAKDYDSVIRVNLTHLQRPEEAVRVVKETQSVEGAKMVANFFQKLGDYGAAIQFLVISKCAEEAFALAQTHNQMEQYAEIIGDDASEDDYLSIALYFEKQKQHYDAGRFYFKAKQHAKALKHFMRVPSTENSKGIDMAIETVGAVQNEQLTHQLIDYLMGETDGIPKDAKYLFRLYMALKQFREAARTAIIIAREDQNGGNYRNAHDVLHSMYAELKRNKIRIPTEMEQNLMLLHSYVLVKLHVKVADHHTAARLLVRVANSISKFPCHIVPILTSTVIECQRAGLKNSAFGYAAMLMRPEYRSKIDPKYKKKMEQIVRKPDKSEVEEAETPCPYCGFAVAETKLYCSECKNALPYCILTGRHMVKDDWTFCPTCNFPALYSQYLKYAQSADSPLCPMNGEPFRSDAVTRVKDPTEYLKEVNQTNED
- the LOC136194292 gene encoding uncharacterized protein; protein product: MERKSVKRRSQESVDDFRRTAELEEDVENWDIDDIARMNEQQKKELSEDFVRQSVLELAAWGDKNYSPEVKKRRKSILGVLKKRQKSNSGLNKGDASSDIPKKSPTLNSKGYSTPITNMCSTTEQQFSPMDEDPLSPKTAAKHYRKWKSRGSFDVEKAANGSPGSTNRRQSLRLLAKKSPG